In the Coriobacteriia bacterium genome, one interval contains:
- the xth gene encoding exodeoxyribonuclease III — protein sequence MADAPLTTETPGACDLIIGGVAPRTPGTLRMVSWNVNGLRALLKKGFAQVFDALDADVFALQETKLQDADRAKLGLEPAGYHQVWGYAEKKGYSGTAVFSREEPLSTLHADTLLPIARDQLSAAEADLVAVAANEGRVCALEFPGYWFVDVYTPNAQDGLARIETRVAWDHAYREFLRELAASKPVVTCGDYNVAHNEIDLKNPGPNRGNAGFSDEERGTFTELLGAGFTDTFRHLHPDATGAYSWWSYRFNARKNNTGWRIDYFLVSDALAPRVRDASILSNVYGSDHCPVQLELAL from the coding sequence ATGGCTGACGCTCCCCTGACGACAGAGACCCCCGGCGCCTGCGACCTCATCATCGGCGGCGTCGCCCCGCGCACGCCGGGCACGCTGCGCATGGTGTCGTGGAACGTCAACGGGCTGCGCGCGCTGCTCAAGAAGGGGTTCGCGCAGGTGTTTGACGCGCTGGACGCCGACGTGTTCGCGCTGCAGGAGACGAAGCTGCAGGACGCCGACCGCGCCAAGCTCGGCCTCGAGCCAGCCGGCTACCACCAGGTGTGGGGCTACGCCGAGAAGAAGGGCTACTCCGGGACGGCCGTGTTCTCGCGCGAGGAGCCGCTGAGCACGCTGCACGCCGACACGCTGCTGCCCATCGCCCGCGACCAACTCAGCGCAGCGGAGGCCGACCTCGTCGCCGTCGCCGCCAACGAGGGGCGCGTCTGCGCGCTCGAGTTTCCCGGCTACTGGTTCGTCGACGTGTACACACCCAACGCCCAGGACGGTCTCGCCCGCATAGAGACGCGCGTCGCCTGGGACCACGCCTACCGCGAGTTCCTGCGTGAGCTCGCTGCCAGCAAGCCGGTCGTTACCTGCGGCGACTACAACGTGGCCCACAACGAGATCGACCTAAAGAACCCGGGGCCCAACCGTGGCAACGCCGGCTTCTCCGACGAGGAGCGCGGCACGTTCACGGAGCTGCTCGGCGCCGGCTTCACCGACACGTTCCGCCACCTGCACCCCGACGCCACGGGCGCCTATAGCTGGTGGAGCTACCGCTTCAACGCCCGCAAGAACAACACGGGGTGGCGCATCGACTACTTCCTCGTGAGCGACGCGCTGGCGCCCCGCGTGCGCGATGCGTCCATCCTGAGCAACGTCTACGGCAGCGACCATTGCCCTGTGCAGCTCGAGCTTGCACTGTAG
- a CDS encoding serine dehydratase subunit alpha family protein, translating to MSIDASTYQTYVGLLEKELVCALGCTEPIALAYAAAMAGRVLGEPCERLSVQCSGNIIKNVKSVAVPNAEGLKGVEAASVLGLIGGDPDACLEVLESVQHEDVERARELIAAGYCSVELLADVPNLYIITTAHGATHSAAVTIVDRHTNVTCVERDGKEICSQELRSLFPSAPADLGPADCEAPDTSCLSVASIVEFARTVDLDDVQAILNRQIECNTAISDEGLRGHWGSEIGRTILATSPVDVVTRMRARAAAGSDARMGGCSLPVVINSGSGNQGMTVSLPVIEYAQTIHATHEQLLRALCISNLMAMHLKHYIGSLSAFCGVVCAAAGSGAAVTYLAGGSVEQIGATVVNTLANVGGIMCDGAKGSCAAKIASSVDAAMLGHRMAMLDENFCAGDGLVADDVETTIMSMGYVGRVGMHSTDVEILNIMIGKTCPDEMRC from the coding sequence ATGTCCATCGACGCCTCCACCTACCAGACGTACGTCGGCCTGCTCGAGAAGGAGCTCGTCTGCGCGCTGGGCTGCACCGAGCCCATCGCCTTGGCGTACGCCGCTGCCATGGCAGGTCGCGTGCTGGGCGAGCCGTGCGAGCGTCTCAGCGTGCAGTGCAGCGGCAACATCATCAAGAACGTCAAGAGCGTGGCCGTGCCCAACGCCGAGGGGCTCAAGGGCGTCGAGGCCGCCTCGGTACTCGGCCTGATCGGCGGCGACCCCGACGCCTGTCTCGAGGTGCTCGAAAGTGTGCAGCACGAGGACGTCGAGCGTGCCCGCGAGCTCATCGCCGCGGGCTACTGCTCCGTCGAACTGCTCGCCGACGTGCCGAACCTCTACATCATCACGACGGCGCACGGCGCCACCCACAGCGCCGCCGTCACGATCGTCGACCGCCACACGAACGTGACGTGTGTCGAGCGCGACGGCAAGGAGATCTGCTCACAGGAGCTGCGCTCCCTGTTCCCAAGCGCTCCCGCCGACCTCGGCCCCGCAGACTGCGAGGCACCCGACACATCGTGCCTGTCCGTCGCCTCCATCGTCGAGTTCGCCCGCACGGTCGACCTCGACGACGTGCAGGCGATTCTCAACCGGCAGATCGAGTGCAACACGGCGATCTCGGACGAAGGCCTGCGCGGCCACTGGGGCAGCGAGATCGGGCGCACGATCCTGGCAACGAGCCCGGTCGACGTCGTGACGCGCATGCGGGCGCGCGCTGCCGCCGGCTCCGACGCGCGCATGGGCGGCTGCTCGCTGCCCGTCGTCATCAACTCGGGGTCGGGCAACCAAGGCATGACGGTGTCGCTGCCGGTCATCGAGTACGCTCAGACGATTCACGCTACCCACGAGCAGCTGCTGAGGGCGCTGTGCATCTCCAACCTCATGGCGATGCACCTCAAGCACTACATCGGCAGCCTCTCGGCGTTCTGCGGCGTCGTGTGCGCGGCCGCAGGCTCGGGCGCCGCCGTGACGTACCTGGCGGGCGGCTCGGTCGAGCAGATCGGCGCGACCGTGGTGAACACGCTGGCCAACGTCGGCGGCATCATGTGCGACGGCGCCAAGGGAAGCTGCGCGGCCAAGATTGCAAGCTCCGTGGACGCGGCCATGCTGGGCCATCGCATGGCCATGCTCGACGAGAACTTCTGCGCAGGCGACGGCCTCGTTGCCGACGACGTGGAGACGACGATCATGTCGATGGGCTATGTCGGCCGCGTCGGCATGCACTCGACCGACGTCGAGATCCTCAACATCATGATCGGCAAGACCTGCCCCGACGAGATGCGCTGCTAA
- a CDS encoding GNAT family N-acetyltransferase: protein MLTPRHFEEMEQLERACYADEFIAPAAEAYAWYLHAPDTTIALADAVGHIAGFINMFPVSSRVYEGLLAGTFNDAELTTADVVALSLLQPGQDSPLHMFLSCIVVDRAHRGGTVSHRLLSEAVERYAEVECLVDGIVTDNVTPEGERFSRRWGFAHVCASDHGSQIYAQPYEAFAQRVRAADR from the coding sequence GTGCTGACACCGCGTCACTTCGAGGAGATGGAGCAGCTCGAGCGTGCGTGTTATGCCGACGAGTTCATCGCGCCGGCTGCCGAGGCCTACGCCTGGTACCTGCACGCGCCTGACACGACGATCGCCCTTGCGGATGCCGTGGGGCACATCGCGGGGTTCATCAACATGTTTCCCGTGTCGAGCCGCGTGTACGAGGGCCTGCTTGCTGGAACGTTCAACGACGCCGAGCTCACGACTGCCGATGTGGTGGCGCTGTCCCTCTTGCAACCGGGACAGGATAGCCCGCTCCACATGTTCCTCAGCTGCATCGTCGTGGACAGAGCCCATCGGGGCGGCACCGTCTCGCATCGGCTGTTGAGCGAGGCTGTGGAGCGCTATGCCGAGGTCGAGTGCCTCGTCGACGGCATCGTGACCGACAACGTCACACCAGAGGGAGAGCGATTTTCGCGACGCTGGGGGTTCGCGCACGTCTGCGCCTCCGACCACGGCTCGCAGATATACGCCCAGCCCTACGAGGCGTTCGCGCAACGCGTGCGAGCGGCGGACCGGTGA
- a CDS encoding nitrous oxide-stimulated promoter family protein, whose protein sequence is MSETTDAAVSAFEAQQASAPTPQEKRRAKVSERLQDPEIARDCRTLGGMVQIWCADHHDDALRVPYSRLGTQEGIYEGHKPPRLCPDCAAHLEYGEMRRALCPNDPKPSCHLCEIHCYKPDERAWQRQVMAYAGPRAMFRGMFFDALHHLRQEARGSKALRARKATSHESRNSQ, encoded by the coding sequence ATGTCCGAGACCACAGACGCCGCGGTGTCCGCGTTCGAGGCGCAGCAGGCCAGCGCGCCTACCCCGCAGGAGAAGCGCCGTGCAAAGGTGAGCGAGCGCCTGCAGGACCCCGAGATCGCGCGCGACTGCCGCACGCTCGGCGGCATGGTGCAGATCTGGTGCGCCGACCACCACGACGACGCCCTGCGCGTACCGTACTCGCGACTCGGCACCCAGGAGGGCATCTACGAGGGGCATAAGCCGCCGCGTCTCTGCCCGGACTGCGCGGCCCACCTTGAGTACGGCGAGATGCGGCGCGCGCTGTGTCCCAACGATCCAAAGCCGAGCTGCCACCTCTGCGAGATCCACTGCTATAAGCCTGACGAGCGGGCCTGGCAGCGCCAGGTCATGGCCTACGCCGGTCCTCGCGCCATGTTCCGCGGCATGTTCTTCGACGCCCTGCACCACCTGCGCCAGGAGGCCCGCGGCAGCAAAGCCCTCAGGGCACGCAAGGCGACATCGCACGAAAGCCGGAACTCGCAATAG
- a CDS encoding fructose-bisphosphatase class III, translating to MAFYSSESVGQGELALPKPPMHFVSDIHGEAEAFRHLLRSCSGELRRAIARALDEALDSPEVNRLYTLLCYPRGVVAREREAGQVDRRWWRHRVREACRLIDAFCRVNPASNLVCIEMNGDLWDDRELCSCGSAKERSEAMTSAESRGMQVDELGARAHLHILGPYGGWRAKSELILPLEDMRALVFWATTPAAQHAYGATVDGLVEQGYAEAVLAQLAAYARQLVSGRLHMVGDIWDRGARGDIVLDELMTQPEVDVQWGNHDVCWMGAAAGDPACIATVLRNNLKYGNVAKFEEGYGISLDSLREFASATYADEGPDAKLSPVMKAISVLLFKAEGQAIRRHPEWHMEGRLLLDKIDLATGTVRVGEAEYPLITCDFPTLTGVLGAPDGDPYAFTQAEQTLMDELVASFTGSGHLQKQVMWLYLEGEVYRVADRYLLIHGCVPLNGDGTFAEVACDDGETRSGKDLLDWTDMLCRRAWKDREQRDLDWMGFFWTGWQSTFMGRVVKTFERTYIADESTWKEPQDPYYTLTNDDPELCGRILAEFGVDPQAGVIVNGHTPVKLPKGQLPVRSEGRRLVIDGGFCKAYRKSTGIAGYTLIDDANGARLVAHGDFPGLDAVLNEGADTTHEEQVLVEHGRPQQIGETPGTKRRLSAYPGSREDNDWEAKGRAQIDAWAQDWARSL from the coding sequence ATGGCTTTCTATTCAAGCGAGTCTGTCGGCCAAGGCGAGCTTGCTTTGCCGAAGCCTCCCATGCACTTTGTGAGTGATATCCATGGCGAGGCGGAGGCTTTCCGCCATCTGTTGCGTTCGTGTTCCGGGGAGCTGCGCCGCGCCATCGCGCGGGCTCTTGATGAGGCGCTCGATAGCCCCGAAGTCAACCGGTTGTATACGCTGCTGTGTTACCCGCGTGGTGTCGTGGCTCGCGAACGCGAGGCAGGGCAGGTTGACCGCCGTTGGTGGCGGCACCGCGTGCGAGAGGCGTGCCGACTGATCGACGCGTTTTGCCGTGTGAACCCGGCGAGCAACTTGGTCTGTATCGAGATGAACGGGGACCTGTGGGATGATCGCGAACTGTGCTCCTGCGGCTCGGCTAAAGAGCGCTCCGAGGCCATGACCTCGGCAGAGTCACGAGGTATGCAGGTGGACGAGCTGGGTGCGCGGGCCCATCTCCACATTCTCGGCCCCTATGGTGGCTGGCGTGCCAAGAGCGAGCTCATCCTGCCGCTTGAGGACATGAGGGCGCTCGTCTTCTGGGCGACGACGCCTGCAGCTCAGCATGCGTATGGCGCGACTGTCGACGGCCTTGTGGAGCAGGGGTACGCGGAGGCGGTCCTTGCCCAGCTTGCCGCCTATGCGCGCCAGCTCGTGAGCGGGAGGCTGCACATGGTGGGCGACATCTGGGACCGCGGGGCGCGCGGCGATATTGTGCTCGATGAGCTCATGACCCAGCCCGAGGTGGACGTCCAGTGGGGCAACCACGACGTCTGCTGGATGGGCGCGGCGGCCGGCGACCCGGCGTGCATCGCGACGGTGCTGCGCAACAACCTCAAGTACGGCAACGTTGCCAAGTTTGAGGAGGGCTACGGGATCAGTCTCGACTCGCTGCGGGAGTTTGCGTCGGCAACGTATGCCGACGAGGGGCCCGATGCCAAGCTCTCCCCGGTCATGAAGGCGATCTCGGTGCTGCTGTTCAAGGCCGAGGGGCAAGCGATTCGTCGGCATCCCGAGTGGCACATGGAGGGGCGCCTCCTGCTCGACAAGATCGACCTGGCGACGGGCACGGTGCGCGTGGGCGAGGCGGAGTACCCGCTCATCACGTGCGATTTCCCGACGTTGACGGGCGTGCTGGGTGCTCCCGACGGCGATCCCTATGCGTTTACACAGGCAGAACAGACTCTGATGGACGAGCTCGTTGCATCGTTCACGGGCAGCGGGCACCTGCAGAAGCAGGTCATGTGGCTCTATCTCGAGGGCGAGGTGTACCGCGTCGCCGATCGCTACCTGCTCATCCATGGATGCGTGCCGCTGAACGGGGACGGGACGTTTGCCGAGGTTGCCTGCGATGACGGGGAGACACGCTCGGGCAAGGATCTGCTTGACTGGACAGACATGCTGTGTCGCCGCGCATGGAAGGATCGCGAGCAGCGCGATCTCGACTGGATGGGCTTCTTCTGGACGGGCTGGCAGTCAACGTTCATGGGGCGCGTCGTGAAGACGTTCGAGCGCACCTATATCGCCGACGAGTCGACGTGGAAGGAGCCGCAGGATCCCTACTACACGCTGACGAACGACGACCCCGAGCTGTGTGGGCGCATCCTGGCGGAGTTCGGGGTTGATCCGCAGGCAGGTGTCATCGTGAACGGGCACACGCCGGTCAAGCTGCCGAAGGGCCAGCTGCCGGTGCGCAGTGAGGGGCGCCGCCTCGTCATCGACGGCGGCTTCTGCAAGGCGTATCGCAAGAGCACGGGTATCGCGGGCTACACGCTCATCGACGATGCGAACGGCGCGCGCCTTGTGGCGCATGGGGACTTCCCGGGGCTCGACGCCGTGCTGAACGAGGGTGCCGACACGACGCACGAGGAGCAAGTGCTGGTCGAGCACGGGCGTCCCCAGCAGATCGGAGAGACGCCAGGAACGAAGCGACGCCTGAGTGCCTATCCGGGGTCTCGGGAAGATAACGACTGGGAGGCAAAGGGGAGAGCCCAGATTGATGCGTGGGCGCAGGACTGGGCACGGAGCCTATAA
- the crcB gene encoding fluoride efflux transporter CrcB: protein MLGNILAVAGGGALGATLRYLGSMGVTNLLGGIAWAAAMPLGTLAVNALGCFVIGVLSPILGALVPTRPQLTLFLVTGMLGGFTTMSTFSNETYTLWQGGQHLLAAGYAAGTLLVCLAAVALGHAVAQAVLAR, encoded by the coding sequence ATGCTGGGCAACATCCTCGCCGTAGCCGGCGGTGGTGCGTTGGGCGCCACTCTGCGCTACCTGGGTTCGATGGGCGTCACGAATCTGTTGGGTGGCATCGCCTGGGCGGCTGCCATGCCGCTGGGCACGCTCGCCGTTAACGCGCTGGGCTGCTTCGTCATTGGCGTCCTGAGTCCGATACTCGGCGCGCTGGTGCCGACACGGCCGCAGCTCACGCTGTTCTTGGTGACGGGCATGCTCGGCGGCTTTACGACGATGAGCACGTTCAGTAACGAGACGTACACGCTGTGGCAGGGTGGGCAGCACTTGCTTGCTGCGGGCTATGCCGCGGGCACGCTGCTGGTATGCCTGGCGGCGGTGGCACTGGGCCATGCCGTGGCACAGGCGGTCCTTGCGCGGTAG
- a CDS encoding DUF1385 domain-containing protein: MKTTTDREARAACGAKKMNHDHADELFQSHIGGAAMLEGVMMRGRYSWAVAVREPEGGIYLEEHDVPGYGKKQSWRRWPLVRGCVSLVESLVLQFKAMAIVADHAYDFSEDEDTDASQGAQKNPQCSNLLSDKGNDPTGGEQRGDVPRAQFRSAQPQGARDEDCLSTEEHPHDATEPEEGGIAGWMGVSMLIGVVLGVALFIFVPAFVTNLIVGDYSSQNMVAWNIVDGILRAGIFVLYMWLISLMPDIKRMFGYHGAEHKTIHCLEHGLPLTPENARRFSRQHVRCGTAFIIMTLIVSIIVFTVFPTDLIASAMGLGEGIGRFLVVLLSRIVLIPVVAGLSYEITVRWAGSHPENPLVKVVLAPGMAMQLITTNEPDDSMLECAIASMKAVIAREAAEEGRELDADGLPVDRAALEGCPLDPAAGHGRRAAAAE; the protein is encoded by the coding sequence ATGAAGACAACCACCGACCGCGAGGCCCGTGCGGCATGCGGCGCCAAGAAAATGAACCACGACCACGCTGACGAGCTGTTTCAGAGCCACATCGGCGGCGCCGCTATGCTCGAGGGCGTCATGATGCGTGGTCGTTACAGCTGGGCCGTCGCCGTGCGCGAGCCTGAGGGAGGCATTTACCTCGAGGAGCACGACGTGCCGGGCTATGGCAAGAAGCAGTCGTGGCGCCGCTGGCCGCTCGTGCGCGGATGCGTGAGCCTCGTCGAGTCGCTCGTGCTGCAGTTCAAGGCCATGGCCATCGTGGCGGATCACGCATACGACTTCTCGGAGGACGAGGACACGGATGCGTCTCAGGGCGCGCAGAAAAATCCGCAGTGCTCAAACCTCCTCTCTGACAAGGGCAACGATCCCACTGGGGGAGAGCAGCGCGGGGATGTTCCTCGGGCGCAGTTCCGCAGTGCGCAGCCGCAGGGTGCGCGGGACGAGGACTGTCTGAGCACCGAGGAACATCCCCACGATGCGACCGAGCCGGAAGAAGGCGGGATCGCGGGGTGGATGGGCGTCTCCATGCTGATCGGCGTTGTGCTGGGCGTGGCGCTATTCATCTTCGTGCCGGCGTTCGTGACGAACCTCATCGTGGGCGACTACAGCAGCCAGAACATGGTTGCCTGGAACATCGTCGACGGCATCCTACGCGCTGGCATTTTCGTGCTGTACATGTGGCTCATCAGTCTTATGCCCGATATCAAGCGCATGTTTGGCTATCACGGCGCCGAGCACAAGACGATTCACTGCCTCGAGCACGGCCTGCCGCTGACGCCGGAGAACGCGCGCCGCTTCTCGCGTCAGCACGTGCGCTGCGGCACGGCGTTCATCATCATGACGCTCATCGTGTCCATCATCGTGTTCACGGTGTTTCCGACCGACCTCATCGCCAGCGCCATGGGCTTGGGCGAGGGCATCGGGCGCTTCCTTGTTGTGCTGCTGTCGCGCATCGTGCTGATCCCGGTCGTTGCGGGGCTGTCCTATGAGATCACGGTGCGCTGGGCGGGATCGCATCCCGAGAACCCGCTGGTCAAGGTCGTGTTGGCACCGGGTATGGCTATGCAGCTCATCACGACGAACGAGCCGGACGACAGCATGCTCGAGTGCGCCATCGCCTCGATGAAGGCCGTCATCGCCCGCGAGGCTGCCGAGGAGGGTCGCGAGCTCGACGCTGACGGGCTACCGGTCGACCGTGCCGCGCTCGAGGGCTGCCCGCTCGATCCGGCTGCGGGCCACGGACGCCGTGCGGCGGCTGCGGAGTAG
- the rpmE gene encoding 50S ribosomal protein L31: MKKGIHPEYVECTVRCTCGNTFKTHSTKPEITVELCNECHPFYTGQQKFVDTGGRVQRFADKFGSAAQAALKKAEEQKAAKAAAKAEAEAAAKAERERKAAEKAKRAAEYAAKAAAAPAEAPAEEAPAAEEQAAE, encoded by the coding sequence ATGAAGAAGGGTATCCACCCGGAGTACGTCGAGTGCACCGTGCGCTGCACGTGCGGCAACACGTTCAAGACGCACTCCACCAAGCCTGAGATCACCGTCGAACTCTGCAACGAGTGCCACCCGTTCTACACGGGCCAGCAGAAGTTCGTTGATACGGGCGGACGTGTCCAGCGCTTCGCCGACAAGTTCGGCAGCGCTGCCCAGGCCGCTCTCAAGAAGGCCGAGGAGCAGAAGGCTGCCAAGGCCGCTGCGAAGGCCGAGGCCGAGGCTGCCGCCAAGGCCGAGCGCGAGCGCAAGGCTGCCGAGAAGGCCAAGCGTGCTGCCGAGTACGCCGCCAAGGCCGCCGCTGCCCCCGCTGAGGCTCCCGCCGAGGAGGCTCCCGCGGCTGAGGAGCAGGCTGCCGAGTAA
- a CDS encoding HEAT repeat domain-containing protein, with protein MDRDQVAGAGSESAAQMTPAQRVEALAALAHEGDPRVRKSVAIALGSLGVPEATAVLCELLEDAVEGVRVLACQALGRVADPAAVPSLLGRVHDESAEVRAGVLFALASIAAHGGISDEARAALFTPMVVMAFDPDDGVRADAAATLGTLHDERAVEPLVLLSEDACAQVRANACASLGLSDAPDALAVLLSRAEDGAESPLVRVAALDGLARHAERGALIADAPEAARAVELACALAEDVEVARPAASDDTSGQDPTAADVRATAVWALGMLPLGALRERTQLALEGALAGGDCWTQRYAIEALARIGDDAARASLRDLDGRRQEGTVSLPAEVATTLDQALTLLG; from the coding sequence ATGGATCGGGACCAGGTGGCGGGCGCAGGTAGTGAAAGCGCGGCTCAGATGACGCCGGCGCAGCGGGTGGAGGCCCTGGCTGCCTTGGCGCACGAGGGCGATCCTCGCGTGCGCAAGAGCGTCGCCATCGCGCTGGGAAGCCTCGGTGTGCCGGAGGCGACGGCCGTCCTGTGCGAACTGCTCGAGGACGCCGTCGAGGGCGTGCGCGTGCTTGCCTGCCAGGCTCTGGGCCGCGTCGCCGATCCCGCGGCCGTGCCGTCGCTGCTGGGGCGCGTTCACGACGAGTCGGCCGAGGTGCGCGCTGGCGTGCTCTTTGCGCTGGCGAGCATCGCGGCACATGGCGGCATCTCTGACGAGGCCCGCGCGGCTCTGTTCACGCCGATGGTCGTCATGGCGTTCGATCCCGACGACGGCGTGCGCGCCGACGCGGCCGCTACGCTGGGGACATTGCATGACGAGCGCGCCGTTGAGCCCCTCGTTTTGCTCTCCGAGGACGCCTGCGCCCAGGTGCGCGCCAACGCCTGCGCCTCGCTCGGCCTCTCCGACGCGCCCGACGCGCTGGCCGTGCTCCTGTCGCGCGCCGAGGACGGGGCGGAGTCCCCGCTCGTGCGCGTCGCGGCGCTTGACGGGTTGGCGCGCCATGCCGAGCGCGGGGCGCTGATAGCTGACGCCCCCGAAGCGGCACGCGCCGTCGAGCTCGCGTGCGCGCTCGCGGAGGACGTCGAGGTGGCGCGGCCTGCGGCGAGCGATGACACATCGGGGCAAGACCCGACTGCGGCGGACGTGCGGGCTACGGCCGTGTGGGCGCTCGGGATGCTGCCCCTCGGGGCCCTGCGCGAGCGCACCCAGCTCGCACTGGAGGGTGCCCTCGCTGGGGGCGACTGCTGGACACAACGCTACGCCATCGAGGCGCTGGCCCGCATCGGTGACGATGCGGCGCGCGCGAGCCTGCGCGACCTTGACGGGCGCAGACAGGAGGGTACGGTCTCCTTGCCGGCTGAGGTCGCGACGACACTCGATCAGGCGCTGACGCTGCTCGGGTAG